In the Cylindrospermopsis raciborskii Cr2010 genome, ACCTTTGCTCACTACGCTAAAATACCAGTAATTAATGCTCTAACAGATCTAGAACACCCCTGTCAGATCTTAGCAGATTTATTGACTATTCGAGAAGTATTCAGTGATTTAATAGGATTAACCCTTACCTATGTAGGGGATGGTAATAACGTAGCTAATTCCCTAATGTTGGGTTGTGCCTTAGCTGGCATGAATGTAAGGATAGCTTTCCCACAAGGATACGCCCCCAATCAAGATATTGTAGAAAAAGCCCGGGCTATTGCTGGTGATAAAACTGAAGTAATGCTTACCCATGATCCAGTCATAGGAGCTAAAAATGCCCACATCCTTTACACTGATGTTTGGGCAAGTATGGGTCAGGAATCAGAAGCTGATAATCGTCTACCAATCTTCCAACCCTATCAAATTTCCCAGGATTTACTCAGTCTAGCAGATCCCCAAGCCATAGTTTTACACTGTCTACCCGCCCACCGTGGGGAAGAAATTACCGATGAGGTAATAGAGGGTTCCCAATCAAAAGTTTGGGATCAGGCTGAAAATAGATTGCATGCTCAAAAAGCTTTACTGGCTAGTATTTTGGGCGCTAACTGAATTTTTTTCGCTCAACTTTCGGCTCTAAGAACCGTAAAATCCAAATTCTCATGGGCCCAAGTTGATTGACAACAGAGTTTTTTTAAATTACAATGGATAAATGGGTTTCCCTGTATCCAATCCTACCGCCAGAATATTAATTTATTGTTAAGAAATACCCAATAGAGTCTTGTTAAGGGAAACTTTTTGTAGTACAAATGTTCTAAGGACATTTGTTGTTGCTTTCCCCAAAAATATGGAAAAACTGACGGAAGCCCAAAACGAACTATACGAATGGTTGGTAGAATATATTCGGGTTAATCAACATTCACCGTCTATTCGTCAAATGATGCAGGGAGTAAATTTGAAGTCTCCTGCACCGGTTCAAAGCAGGTTGGAACACTTGCGGAACAAGGGATACATTGGCTGGGATGAGGGTAAGGCACGAACCATTAGAATATTGCATTCTAGTAAGTACGGCGTGCCCATTTTAGGAACCATTGCAGCAGGGGGCTTGATTGAACCTTTTGCTGATGCGGTAGAGTGTGAGTACTTAGATTTAGCCAATCTGCCTATTCCTCCTCAAAGTTATGCTTTGCGGGTAGCTGGTGATAGTATGATTGAGGATTTAATTGCTGATGGTGATGTGGTATTCCTGCGTCCTGTGGCTGAACCCAATCTGATGAAAAATGGCACCATTGTTGCTGCTAGGGTGGAGGGATATGGTACAACCTTAAAACGGTTTTATCTTGAGGGAGATATGGTCACTCTTAAACCAGCTAATTCCAACTATCAACCTATTCAAGTCCCCGCTATTCATGTGGAAATACAAGGTTCTTTAGTCGGTGTCTGGCGAAACTACAATTATGGCTTTAGCCAAAATGCTTAGGAGCTGCTACGGGTCTAGTCCTAATTAGTTTGAATAAAAAATGTACTTTATAGCGTCTTCCATTGCTTCAAGTTCTAAACTACCGGTATCAGCACCATATACCTTTTCCCTTAAATTACCCTTTGTCAGGGAAAATAGCGGTGACTACCATGTCAATCCATTTTTACCCGGTTGTCCTAGAATACCTTTACACGTCGAATTACGAGGATACCAAAAACAGGCTATTACTAGCTGGTTTGCTAATAATGGTCGGGGAACATTGAAAATGGCTACCGGTAGTGGAAAAACAATTACCGCATTGGCGATCGCCTATGAATTATATAAACAGATAGGCTTACAAGTCTTGTTAGTGGTTTGTCCCCATCGTCACTTGGTTACCCAGTGGGGTAGGGAATGTGAGAAATTTAACTTAAAGCCCATTTTAGCTTACGAAAATATACGAAATTGGCATAGTCAAATGTCGGTAGAGTTATATAACTTGGGTTCTGGTTATCAAAAGTTTCTGACTGTTATCACCACTAACTTGACCTTAATTGGGGAAGGTTTCCAATCACAACTGAAATATTTTCCGTTGAAAACCTTAATCATTGGGGATGAAGCACATAATTTGGGTGCGCCCAGGTTAGAAGAAAGTTTACCTCGTAGTGTGGGATTAAGACTAGCTCTATCAGCTACACCAGAAAGATATTTTGATGAGGAAGGTACGGAGTCCTTATTGGAATATTTTGGACCGGTTTTACAACCGGAGTTTAGCTTAAAAGATGCCATTGACCAGGGAGCATTGGTGCATTATTTATACTATCCAGTTTTCGTGGAATTAACGGAGTTGGAGAGTATGAATTATTTAAGATTAACCAAAAAAATAGGGCGTTGTTTACAAAATCGGGAGATACGGGAGACCTTTAGTTTTGAAGATATGGAGGGTATTAAATCTCTACTGATAAA is a window encoding:
- the argF gene encoding ornithine carbamoyltransferase — encoded protein: MVALTGRDLLGLGDLSSTELLELLSMATLLKSQKLTLHSNKVLGLLFSKASTRTRVSFTVAMYQLGGQVIDLHPNVTQVSRGEPVQDTARVLDRYLDVLAIRTFAQQELVTFAHYAKIPVINALTDLEHPCQILADLLTIREVFSDLIGLTLTYVGDGNNVANSLMLGCALAGMNVRIAFPQGYAPNQDIVEKARAIAGDKTEVMLTHDPVIGAKNAHILYTDVWASMGQESEADNRLPIFQPYQISQDLLSLADPQAIVLHCLPAHRGEEITDEVIEGSQSKVWDQAENRLHAQKALLASILGAN
- the lexA gene encoding transcriptional repressor LexA, translating into MEKLTEAQNELYEWLVEYIRVNQHSPSIRQMMQGVNLKSPAPVQSRLEHLRNKGYIGWDEGKARTIRILHSSKYGVPILGTIAAGGLIEPFADAVECEYLDLANLPIPPQSYALRVAGDSMIEDLIADGDVVFLRPVAEPNLMKNGTIVAARVEGYGTTLKRFYLEGDMVTLKPANSNYQPIQVPAIHVEIQGSLVGVWRNYNYGFSQNA
- a CDS encoding DNA phosphorothioation system restriction enzyme gives rise to the protein MYFIASSIASSSKLPVSAPYTFSLKLPFVRENSGDYHVNPFLPGCPRIPLHVELRGYQKQAITSWFANNGRGTLKMATGSGKTITALAIAYELYKQIGLQVLLVVCPHRHLVTQWGRECEKFNLKPILAYENIRNWHSQMSVELYNLGSGYQKFLTVITTNLTLIGEGFQSQLKYFPLKTLIIGDEAHNLGAPRLEESLPRSVGLRLALSATPERYFDEEGTESLLEYFGPVLQPEFSLKDAIDQGALVHYLYYPVFVELTELESMNYLRLTKKIGRCLQNREIRETFSFEDMEGIKSLLIKRARLISSAENKLVALKHLMLNRLNTSHTLFYCSDGSQEGGNHSYQLEEVTKILGVELGYKISTYTARTSLPEREVLRKQFESGDLQGLVAIRCLDEGVDIPAIRTAVILSSSSNPRQFIQRRGRVLRPHPGKERATIFDMIVSPPDLDREAMEVERNLLRKELKRFVEFSNLADNAGEARMKLLNLQKRYSLLDI